A DNA window from Vigna angularis cultivar LongXiaoDou No.4 chromosome 1, ASM1680809v1, whole genome shotgun sequence contains the following coding sequences:
- the LOC108337235 gene encoding MYB-like transcription factor ODO1 produces MGRQPCCDKLGVKKGPWTAEEDKKLINFILTNGQCCWRAVPKLAGLRRCGKSCRLRWTNYLRPDLKRGLLTQAEEQLVIDLHARLGNRWSKIAARLPGRTDNEIKNHWNTHIKKKLLKMGIDPVTHEPLVKQAASQDSSPSPSEHLPQPENNLDQVKETDGVLNSEENSSSSQAENSSGDDSLLLDSICSDDSLLNTLWLDETPLMEALWDTTPKLENNTNSNTGLVPSWEDNCAWLLDCQDFGIHDFGFNCFNEIESNALHTIEMKDEKH; encoded by the exons ATGGGGAGGCAACCCTGCTGTGACAAACTTGGGGTGAAGAAAGGTCCATGGACTGCAGAGGAAGACAAGAAGCTCATCAACTTCATTCTCACCAATGGCCAGTGTTGTTGGCGTGCTGTGCCAAAGCTTGCTGGCCTTAGGCGTTGTGGCAAGAGTTGTCGCCTTCGTTGGACTAATTATCTTCGCCCAGATTTGAAGAGAGGACTCCTCACACAAGCAGAGGAGCAACTTGTTATTGATCTCCATGCCCGTCTTGGCAACAG GTGGTCCAAAATTGCTGCCAGGTTACCCGGAAGAACGGACAACGAGATTAAAAACCATTGGAACACACATATCAAGAAAAAACTCCTGAAAATGGGTATTGATCCCGTTACTCATGAACCTCTCGTTAAACAAGCAGCATCGCAGGATAGTTCACCCTCCCCCTCAGAGCATTTGCCACAGCCTGAGAATAACCTCGATCAGGTGAAGGAAACTGATGGGGTTCTCAACTCAGAGGAGAATTCAAGTTCATCCCAAGCTGAAAACTCTTCTGGGGATGATTCACTTTTGCTAGATAGCATTTGCAGTGACGATTCTCTGTTAAACACCCTGTGGCTGGATGAAACTCCTCTGATGGAAGCATTATGGGACACAACACCCAAACTAGAGAATAATACTAACAGTAACACGGGTTTGGTACCATCTTGGGAGGACAACTGTGCTTGGTTATTGGACTGTCAGGACTTCGGTATTCATGATTTTGGGTTTAACTGTTTCAACGAGATAGAGTCAAATGCACTGCATACCATAGAAATGAAGGACGAGAAGCATTAA
- the LOC108321954 gene encoding uncharacterized protein LOC108321954 — protein MGEFTIQISNDLVNQLVDDGVPKKKTRKSRRKVARDTEKSQSNETRKPDSAVIPGWPVQPPLHLPGTFPAQPPKSELESIKGMLQESEKVLERLQKQEETMLQEVTQKAKDLHDKEYKIPNPKPEPCTAERFATLSCYKEHIKDPLKCATLVTSFADCLRRFGRLGDK, from the coding sequence ATGGGTGAGTTTACGATTCAGATTAGCAATGACCTTGTCAATCAGCTTGTTGATGATGGCGTGCCAAAGAAAAAAACTAGAAAGAGCAGACGAAAGGTGGCAAGAGACACTGAAAAGTCTCAATCTAATGAAACTAGAAAGCCGGATAGTGCAGTTATTCCAGGGTGGCCTGTGCAGCCCCCTTTGCATCTACCTGGAACGTTTCCTGCTCAACCTCCAAAGTCAGAGTTAGAGAGCATTAAGGGTATGCTTCAAGAAAGTGAGAAGGTTTTGGAAAGATTGCAGAAACAAGAGGAGACTATGTTGCAGGAAGTAACCCAGAAGGCAAAGGATCTTCATGATAAAGAGTATAAGATTCCAAACCCAAAGCCTGAGCCATGCACGGCCGAGAGATTTGCGACCTTATCATGTTACAAGGAACATATCAAGGATCCTTTGAAGTGTGCTACTCTTGTTACCAGTTTTGCTGATTGCCTACGTAGGTTCGGCCGTTTAGGTGACAAGTGA